The proteins below are encoded in one region of Candidatus Binatia bacterium:
- a CDS encoding CARDB domain-containing protein, whose protein sequence is MRGSIDEPTLGVPAAPLPHLGPKASNACDRTRPALLSRLRRSRPVEAAVALLVAVCCAAAGSTAHAATALPDLIVDSLSVAPGSGPNGTSVQITATIRNQGDAPAVASKTRIRINTDPTGVLPTDTALCNSLATPALNAGDTAEVTCMPALMARPPGANYIWAIADAGPDVTESNEDNNKINQPFTINDQVPDLIVQSIAVNPDSVSNGEAPDITIVIKNQGTSLAAASIARVRINQNATGVAPEDDQVCGSVSTPSIAAGQIATVHCKSTISGRPAGTNYVWVIADVNNDSGESNHDNDRASALITISAAASDIVVDSIVLNPTGGANGSLVQITITVRNQGTGPSFDSTTKVRINQNPDDVAATDPIICGSLDTPAIPVGSTTVVSCKPTLNNRPAGTNYIWVILDSSNTAGQADRTNDRSRADYEVAAPPAPDMAVTQVTVKPTSAANGTLITVSARVENDGKANSPVTETRFLVNQNADGVSDGDLVLCDNVDTLALAPGASLNVNCKPTLSGLAGGSYFIWALADITGVSGQSNHNNDMLSVPFTVLTSPVPDLVVDSVAATPSSGNSGTMVTVTAKVHNVGTAAAAASTARFQLSASSSAVLATDPVVCNSLTPSLATGVSSNVNCTWTVNGQAPGPMFLWVTADQTNTAGQTNRTNDTNKTAFTVAAASGPDLVVKRVVVLPSTARSGTSVLVRARIANVGNVASAASVTTFRINQNTSSVSNADAVLCAAKPTAALLPGTGVRVRCTATIGDLPLGANQVWVTADTTATSGQTNTGNDSGHATLTVTDAACTDPNAAPVFGWPVEQPRILQDYASYGSVPLGAGKVGYHSGIDLLSQLSIPADQTPVYAAADGEVVAIRRGCPSPADPVVNPPSGTCAGGWGNFVVIRHGDGIYSVYSQLGDVLAKNDTCVTRGDRIALAGSSGATNIPVHLHFDVLANLVEPVPRAELGMEYYRKYYPYAGRTPEIDTGALQTHLDARDFMPRIRIGITAATAASRDVASGAVVARLAKGQQYISYGQLVPGFYLIDLPNPMLPEDGPPYGDGVRYGWVPAASVQELETAPMPTSSRIDGFGVFSLEGAGPNFVVVRDQPSATSAEVTKVWADQQFAPAGAPVPDLGAGGNWQPIYVSGTTTTGSTKPRVAYVPVVDLGPPPGH, encoded by the coding sequence ATGAGAGGATCCATCGACGAGCCGACCCTCGGGGTCCCGGCAGCGCCGCTCCCGCACCTCGGCCCGAAGGCTTCCAATGCCTGCGATCGAACGCGGCCGGCGCTCCTTTCCCGGTTGCGCCGCTCCCGCCCGGTGGAGGCCGCGGTCGCCCTTCTCGTGGCCGTCTGCTGCGCGGCAGCGGGCTCCACTGCGCACGCAGCCACCGCGCTGCCGGACCTCATTGTCGACAGCCTCTCGGTCGCGCCGGGAAGCGGGCCCAACGGCACTTCGGTTCAGATCACCGCGACGATCCGGAACCAGGGCGACGCGCCGGCGGTCGCCTCCAAGACCCGCATCCGCATCAACACGGATCCGACCGGCGTCCTTCCCACCGACACCGCGCTCTGCAACAGCCTGGCCACGCCCGCCCTCAACGCCGGCGACACGGCGGAAGTCACTTGTATGCCGGCACTGATGGCCAGGCCCCCGGGCGCAAACTACATCTGGGCAATTGCCGACGCCGGCCCGGACGTCACGGAGAGCAACGAGGACAACAACAAGATCAACCAGCCCTTCACGATCAACGACCAGGTGCCGGACCTCATCGTCCAGAGCATTGCGGTCAACCCGGATTCGGTCTCCAACGGCGAGGCGCCCGACATCACGATCGTCATCAAGAACCAGGGCACGTCGCTGGCGGCCGCGTCGATCGCCAGGGTGCGAATCAACCAGAACGCGACGGGCGTCGCTCCGGAGGACGACCAGGTCTGCGGCAGCGTCTCGACGCCGAGCATCGCGGCCGGGCAGATCGCGACGGTGCATTGCAAGTCGACGATCAGCGGGCGCCCGGCCGGCACGAACTACGTCTGGGTCATCGCCGACGTCAACAACGACTCGGGCGAGAGCAACCACGACAACGACCGGGCGAGTGCACTGATCACGATATCGGCCGCTGCGAGCGACATCGTGGTCGACAGCATCGTGCTCAACCCGACCGGCGGCGCGAACGGCTCGCTGGTGCAGATCACGATTACCGTTCGCAACCAGGGCACCGGACCGTCCTTCGATTCGACGACGAAGGTTCGCATCAACCAGAACCCCGACGACGTTGCAGCAACCGACCCGATCATCTGCGGATCCCTCGATACACCGGCGATCCCCGTCGGCTCCACGACGGTGGTCTCCTGCAAGCCGACGCTCAACAACCGGCCCGCGGGTACGAACTACATCTGGGTCATCCTCGACAGCTCGAACACGGCCGGTCAGGCCGACCGCACCAACGACAGGTCGCGCGCCGACTACGAAGTCGCTGCGCCGCCGGCGCCGGACATGGCCGTCACCCAGGTCACCGTCAAGCCGACCAGTGCAGCCAACGGAACCCTGATCACCGTCAGCGCCCGGGTCGAGAACGACGGCAAGGCCAATTCTCCGGTCACCGAGACGCGCTTCCTCGTCAATCAGAACGCCGACGGCGTCTCCGACGGAGATCTCGTGCTTTGCGACAACGTCGACACGCTGGCCCTCGCTCCGGGCGCCAGCCTGAACGTCAACTGCAAACCGACGCTCAGCGGCCTGGCCGGCGGCAGCTACTTCATCTGGGCACTCGCCGACATCACCGGAGTTTCGGGGCAGTCCAACCACAACAACGACATGCTGTCGGTGCCGTTCACCGTTCTGACGTCTCCGGTCCCGGATCTCGTCGTCGACTCGGTCGCTGCAACGCCGTCTTCGGGCAACAGCGGCACGATGGTCACGGTAACCGCGAAGGTCCATAACGTGGGCACAGCGGCCGCGGCAGCCTCCACGGCTCGTTTCCAGCTGAGCGCGAGCTCGAGCGCGGTGCTCGCGACCGATCCGGTGGTCTGCAATTCGCTCACTCCGTCTCTGGCCACCGGCGTCTCGAGCAACGTCAACTGCACTTGGACCGTCAATGGCCAGGCGCCGGGCCCGATGTTCCTGTGGGTCACGGCCGACCAGACCAATACCGCGGGGCAAACCAACCGCACCAACGACACGAACAAGACGGCCTTCACCGTCGCGGCGGCATCCGGTCCCGATCTCGTGGTCAAGCGCGTCGTCGTGCTGCCCTCCACCGCGCGCAGCGGAACCAGCGTGCTCGTGCGCGCGCGGATCGCCAACGTCGGCAACGTCGCCTCGGCCGCGTCGGTGACGACGTTCCGCATCAACCAGAACACGAGCAGCGTCAGCAACGCCGATGCGGTGCTGTGCGCGGCGAAGCCGACGGCGGCGCTGCTTCCCGGCACCGGCGTGCGCGTGCGATGCACGGCCACCATCGGCGATCTTCCTCTCGGTGCCAACCAGGTATGGGTCACCGCAGACACCACCGCGACCTCCGGCCAGACCAACACGGGCAACGACAGCGGGCACGCAACGCTGACGGTGACCGACGCAGCGTGCACCGACCCGAATGCGGCGCCCGTCTTCGGCTGGCCCGTCGAGCAGCCGCGCATCCTGCAGGACTACGCGAGCTACGGCTCCGTTCCTCTCGGCGCAGGCAAGGTCGGTTACCACTCGGGCATCGACCTTCTGTCCCAGCTTTCGATTCCCGCCGACCAGACTCCGGTCTACGCGGCCGCCGACGGCGAGGTGGTCGCCATTCGCCGCGGTTGTCCGTCGCCGGCCGATCCCGTCGTCAATCCTCCGAGCGGCACCTGCGCCGGCGGCTGGGGCAATTTCGTCGTCATCCGCCACGGCGACGGCATCTACAGCGTGTACTCGCAGCTCGGCGACGTCCTCGCGAAGAACGACACCTGCGTCACGCGGGGAGACCGCATCGCGCTGGCCGGAAGCAGCGGTGCGACCAACATTCCGGTGCACCTGCACTTCGACGTGCTGGCCAACCTGGTCGAACCGGTACCGCGCGCCGAGCTCGGCATGGAGTACTACCGCAAGTACTACCCGTACGCGGGTCGCACGCCCGAAATCGACACCGGGGCGCTGCAGACGCACCTGGATGCGCGTGATTTCATGCCGCGCATCCGCATCGGCATCACGGCAGCGACGGCTGCGTCACGCGACGTCGCCAGCGGCGCAGTCGTCGCGCGTCTGGCCAAGGGGCAGCAGTACATTTCCTACGGGCAGCTCGTGCCGGGTTTCTACCTCATCGACCTGCCGAACCCGATGCTGCCCGAAGACGGGCCTCCGTACGGCGACGGCGTGCGCTACGGCTGGGTTCCGGCCGCTTCGGTGCAGGAGCTGGAGACCGCACCGATGCCGACGTCGTCGCGCATCGACGGCTTCGGCGTCTTCTCGCTCGAAGGTGCCGGCCCCAATTTCGTCGTCGTGCGGGACCAACCTTCCGCAACCTCTGCCGAAGTGACCAAGGTGTGGGCGGACCAGCAATTCGCGCCTGCCGGCGCCCCGGTGCCTGACCTCGGCGCCGGCGGAAACTGGCAGCCGATCTACGTCTCGGGCACGACGACCACCGGCAGCACAAAGCCGCGCGTGGCTTACGTTCCGGTCGTCGACCTCGGTCCGCCGCCAGGCCACTGA